A portion of the Stigmatella aurantiaca DW4/3-1 genome contains these proteins:
- a CDS encoding DUF4215 domain-containing protein has product MRRDTVGQVRRTFMLWGALVFATLSLAACYESQRDACPSGLVCPNAMKCSASGNSCIRDTDTCGDGVIQEEEACDDGNILDGDGCRSDCKSLEKCGDGSEDDGEVCDDGNLISGDGCREDCKSSEVCGNNIVDTARGEVCDDGGTESGDGCSADCKSNETCGNGIWDIAAGERCDDGNNENGDKCTADCQQGGVCRNGVQEEGEECDDGNEIDSDLCSNHCRAPRCGDGIKNRDEECDDAGETSTCDLDCTLPLCGDGNVNHNVGEQCDSGHPGEDTPACTKDCKVSFCGDEYVNRKANEECDTGVGGGRGCSATCKVMVCGNRKREAEEACDDGNTLSCGTCNSTCTEGWTLKTAEGHIKLLRPYGFVGDGWKFAIGAGGDVPVVFEFDRDGNAGSGTVKIDLGNNPTDEKIVERIKGAIESKQDAAGVTAALVPVSGGLSFVKLVSRKPGLAGNQLIGVDSAGGFSSTFEVVGLTGGLGKDCSKGVGCWSDDDCANGLSCKVRDGVNKCWD; this is encoded by the coding sequence ATGAGACGAGACACTGTTGGCCAGGTGCGCCGGACGTTCATGCTCTGGGGCGCGCTGGTCTTCGCCACGCTTTCATTGGCTGCCTGCTACGAGTCCCAGCGCGACGCCTGCCCCTCGGGGTTGGTCTGTCCCAACGCCATGAAATGCTCCGCTTCCGGGAACTCGTGCATTCGCGATACGGATACGTGTGGGGATGGCGTCATTCAGGAAGAAGAAGCTTGCGACGACGGCAACATCCTGGACGGTGATGGGTGCCGTTCCGACTGCAAGTCTTTGGAAAAATGCGGTGACGGTTCGGAAGATGATGGCGAAGTCTGCGACGACGGAAACCTCATCTCCGGCGACGGGTGCCGTGAGGATTGCAAGTCCTCGGAGGTGTGCGGGAACAACATCGTGGATACCGCACGGGGCGAGGTTTGCGATGATGGAGGCACCGAGAGTGGAGATGGATGCAGCGCGGACTGCAAATCCAATGAGACCTGTGGGAATGGCATCTGGGACATCGCGGCGGGAGAGCGATGTGACGACGGAAACAATGAAAACGGCGATAAGTGCACCGCCGACTGTCAACAGGGGGGTGTCTGCCGCAATGGAGTGCAAGAAGAAGGTGAAGAGTGTGACGACGGAAACGAGATAGATTCAGATCTTTGTTCGAATCATTGCCGTGCTCCGCGGTGCGGCGATGGGATTAAAAACCGCGATGAAGAATGCGATGATGCGGGTGAGACCAGTACGTGCGATCTAGATTGTACGTTGCCCCTCTGTGGTGATGGCAACGTCAATCATAACGTGGGAGAGCAGTGCGACTCTGGTCATCCGGGAGAGGATACCCCTGCGTGCACGAAAGATTGCAAAGTGTCTTTTTGCGGTGACGAGTACGTCAATCGTAAGGCGAATGAGGAGTGCGACACGGGTGTCGGGGGAGGAAGGGGGTGTTCAGCCACGTGCAAGGTCATGGTGTGTGGAAACCGCAAGCGTGAGGCGGAAGAGGCGTGTGATGACGGGAACACGCTTTCCTGCGGGACTTGTAATTCTACTTGTACCGAGGGGTGGACGCTGAAAACAGCCGAGGGGCATATCAAACTCCTTCGGCCATACGGCTTCGTGGGGGATGGCTGGAAGTTCGCGATCGGCGCCGGAGGTGACGTTCCGGTGGTGTTTGAGTTTGATAGAGATGGAAATGCCGGGAGTGGAACTGTGAAGATTGATCTGGGCAATAATCCTACCGACGAGAAGATTGTTGAGAGAATCAAAGGTGCGATTGAGTCCAAGCAAGATGCGGCTGGAGTCACAGCGGCATTGGTGCCTGTGAGCGGGGGGCTCAGTTTCGTCAAACTCGTGAGCAGGAAGCCAGGGCTGGCTGGCAACCAGCTTATCGGTGTGGATTCCGCCGGAGGATTTTCGAGTACCTTCGAGGTGGTTGGGCTGACTGGTGGATTGGGAAAAGATTGCTCGAAGGGGGTGGGTTGCTGGTCTGATGATGACTGTGCAAATGGGCTTTCTTGCAAAGTCAGGGATGGAGTCAATAAGTGTTGGGATTGA
- a CDS encoding response regulator, whose product MTVHRLLVVEDDPSWQNCLESVARSEGCDVTLVSDGEEALKRLSEGPQARPDLVLLDLLLPRMDGWELYGRMRVDQQLRTIPVLMLSSMVTQEPKLGGIVGFLHKTHSPEPVIHQLRERLRGFSDPTVEPAPVGTYTVHLPENTSLLLHSLPAALRQAVRMHMYRAAELLRTGLPMMSTWLMALPGDPPSLLVTVEGVRLVLEIDEAACTLTATSLIIPAYLPRM is encoded by the coding sequence ATGACCGTGCACCGCCTACTCGTCGTCGAGGACGATCCGTCCTGGCAGAACTGCTTGGAAAGCGTGGCGCGCTCCGAGGGGTGTGATGTCACCCTCGTGTCCGACGGGGAGGAAGCACTGAAGCGCCTGAGCGAGGGCCCCCAGGCCCGGCCGGACCTCGTCTTGCTGGACCTGCTCCTGCCCCGGATGGACGGGTGGGAGCTGTACGGGCGGATGCGCGTGGATCAGCAACTGCGCACCATCCCCGTGCTGATGCTCTCCTCGATGGTCACCCAGGAGCCGAAGCTGGGGGGCATCGTGGGCTTCCTGCACAAAACGCATTCGCCCGAGCCCGTCATCCACCAGCTCCGGGAACGGCTGCGCGGGTTCTCCGATCCCACCGTGGAGCCGGCGCCCGTGGGCACCTACACGGTGCACCTCCCGGAGAACACGTCCCTGTTGCTGCACTCACTGCCCGCGGCGCTGCGCCAGGCGGTGCGCATGCACATGTACCGCGCGGCGGAGCTGCTCCGGACGGGGCTGCCAATGATGTCCACCTGGCTCATGGCGCTGCCCGGAGATCCCCCGTCGCTGCTGGTGACGGTGGAGGGGGTGCGGCTGGTGCTCGAGATCGACGAGGCGGCGTGCACGCTCACCGCCACGTCGCTGATCATCCCGGCCTACCTGCCCCGCATGTAA
- a CDS encoding PAS domain S-box protein, producing the protein MPHRLADFLRSHRDAILEAWEAEVRQLPAARALSQVALRDHLPLLLKAIADMVAQAAPAHVEDALGSVPDVHALERLGEGFDLQQVVREYRLLRRCVLRLWAAQGISDSSEATAVFHDAVDEAVGASVSRYMRARERTFQALDSISAAAIGSPDVSTFLPRLLQVLQETVQVVDAVAVLVCEGEELRVESAVGLRVEKNLRLRVGEGLAGEVAATRQPLLVHEPATGPRRLAPVLLENGLRAVYGVPLLLEGTLLGVALMGSRTSQEFSGEDLLLFRTMAARTTSMLARAQAHAREQAARAESEQSRVQLRASEERRKRWEEIFTHLGVGVVLIRVQDGLLEDVNPAFARMHGFTREELVGRPLEDTCAPESRGALSRHMQVADSKPHHEYESLHLRKDGSRFPVLTHVTSFRDEAGHVVQRACAFLDITQRRAAEAERQRLLAGMEAERARLAAVLDQLPAGVILAEAPQGRQVLGNRQVERLLGAPFTPAESLSEYGAYVGFHPDGRPYLPEEWPLARSLLQGEVVEGEELDMQRADGTRLSVLASSSPIRSREGTILAGVLAFVDVTPLRRAEAAARQAAEFGEKLMGIVSHDLRNPLNAIHLSVTQLLHSEALPPREQRAAVRISKAGERMKRMIEELLDFTRGRLGGGIPIHRTPGDLRAVVRQGVEELEAAWPERQVLLQVEPGRYEGEWDAGRWVQVVSNLGGNALQYSPPEAPVTFRLTDTGDTVVLEVHNLGAPIPPEALPHLFDPFRRAVSQGNGLGLGLYIVEQVVKGHQGHLSVTSTAQEGTTFRVRVPRRGAVAPPEVPAGPT; encoded by the coding sequence GTGCCGCATCGACTGGCAGACTTCCTCCGCAGTCACCGAGACGCCATCCTCGAGGCGTGGGAGGCGGAGGTTCGGCAGCTCCCCGCGGCCCGCGCCCTGTCCCAGGTCGCGCTGAGGGACCATCTGCCCCTGTTGCTGAAGGCCATCGCGGACATGGTGGCCCAGGCCGCGCCGGCCCACGTGGAGGATGCGCTCGGCAGCGTGCCGGACGTGCACGCCCTGGAGCGGCTGGGCGAGGGGTTCGATCTACAGCAGGTGGTGAGGGAGTACCGGCTGCTGCGCCGGTGCGTGCTGCGGCTGTGGGCTGCCCAGGGGATCTCCGATTCTTCGGAAGCCACCGCTGTCTTCCACGATGCCGTCGATGAGGCAGTGGGGGCCTCTGTCTCGCGCTACATGCGCGCCCGGGAGCGCACCTTCCAGGCGCTCGACAGCATCTCCGCCGCGGCCATTGGCAGTCCGGATGTCTCCACCTTTCTGCCCCGGCTCCTCCAGGTGTTGCAGGAGACGGTGCAGGTGGTGGACGCGGTGGCGGTGCTGGTGTGCGAAGGGGAGGAACTCCGGGTGGAGAGCGCGGTGGGGCTCCGCGTGGAGAAGAACCTGCGGCTCCGCGTGGGCGAGGGGCTGGCCGGAGAGGTGGCCGCCACCCGCCAACCCTTGCTCGTGCATGAGCCCGCCACGGGCCCCCGGCGGCTTGCCCCCGTGCTGCTCGAGAATGGCCTGCGGGCTGTCTATGGGGTGCCCCTGCTGCTGGAGGGGACGTTGCTGGGGGTGGCGCTCATGGGCAGCCGCACCAGCCAGGAGTTCTCCGGCGAGGACCTGTTGCTCTTTCGCACCATGGCGGCGCGCACCACGTCCATGCTGGCCCGGGCCCAGGCCCATGCGCGCGAGCAGGCGGCCCGCGCCGAGTCCGAGCAGTCCCGGGTCCAACTGCGCGCGAGCGAGGAGCGGCGCAAGCGCTGGGAGGAGATCTTCACGCACCTGGGCGTGGGGGTGGTGCTCATCCGCGTCCAGGATGGGCTCCTGGAGGATGTGAACCCCGCCTTCGCGCGGATGCATGGCTTTACCCGCGAGGAACTCGTGGGGCGGCCGCTGGAGGACACCTGCGCCCCCGAGTCGCGCGGCGCCCTGAGCCGGCACATGCAGGTGGCGGACTCCAAGCCCCATCACGAGTACGAGTCCCTCCACCTGCGCAAGGACGGCAGCCGTTTTCCCGTCCTCACCCACGTGACGTCCTTCCGGGACGAGGCGGGCCACGTGGTGCAGCGCGCGTGCGCCTTCCTGGACATCACCCAGCGCCGCGCCGCGGAGGCCGAGCGCCAGCGATTGCTGGCCGGCATGGAGGCGGAGCGCGCCCGGCTCGCCGCGGTGCTGGATCAGCTGCCCGCCGGCGTCATCCTCGCCGAGGCGCCTCAAGGCCGGCAGGTGCTGGGCAACCGTCAGGTGGAGCGACTTCTGGGAGCCCCCTTCACCCCGGCCGAGAGTCTCAGTGAATACGGCGCCTATGTCGGCTTCCATCCCGATGGACGGCCCTACCTGCCCGAGGAGTGGCCCCTGGCGCGCTCGCTGCTCCAGGGCGAGGTGGTGGAGGGAGAGGAGCTCGACATGCAGCGCGCGGATGGCACCCGCCTCAGTGTGCTCGCCTCCAGCTCGCCCATCCGGAGCCGGGAGGGCACCATCCTCGCGGGCGTCCTGGCGTTCGTGGATGTGACGCCGCTGCGCCGCGCGGAGGCCGCCGCGCGCCAGGCCGCCGAGTTCGGCGAGAAGCTCATGGGCATCGTCAGCCACGATCTGCGCAATCCGCTCAACGCCATCCACCTGTCCGTCACCCAGCTGCTGCACAGCGAAGCCCTCCCGCCCCGGGAGCAGCGCGCCGCGGTCCGCATCTCCAAGGCCGGGGAGCGGATGAAGCGGATGATCGAAGAGCTGCTGGACTTCACCCGGGGGCGTCTGGGCGGGGGGATTCCCATTCATCGCACGCCGGGCGACCTGCGCGCCGTGGTGCGCCAGGGGGTGGAGGAGCTGGAGGCGGCCTGGCCGGAGCGCCAGGTGCTCCTTCAAGTGGAGCCCGGGCGCTACGAGGGGGAGTGGGACGCGGGGCGGTGGGTGCAAGTGGTGAGCAACCTGGGCGGCAACGCGCTCCAGTACAGCCCGCCCGAGGCCCCCGTCACCTTCCGGCTCACGGACACCGGAGACACGGTGGTGCTGGAGGTGCACAACCTGGGGGCCCCGATCCCGCCCGAGGCCTTGCCGCACCTGTTTGATCCGTTCCGCCGTGCCGTCTCGCAGGGCAACGGTCTGGGGCTGGGGCTCTACATCGTCGAGCAGGTGGTCAAGGGCCACCAGGGCCACCTGTCGGTGACCTCCACGGCGCAGGAGGGAACCACCTTCCGGGTGCGCGTGCCCCGCCGTGGGGCCGTGGCACCGCCCGAGGTGCCCGCCGGGCCGACGTGA
- a CDS encoding response regulator — protein sequence MPDPRHILLVEDHVDSREMLEEYLTEQGFTVETAVNGLDALERLRREPPPGVMILDLMMPVMTGWELMERLEEEPQIQRIPVIVVSGAGATRPVPSGILASIPKPLDLQVLMETLGQVWPRVRRTASGGR from the coding sequence ATGCCGGACCCCCGCCACATCCTCCTCGTCGAGGATCATGTCGACAGCCGCGAAATGCTGGAGGAGTACCTGACAGAACAGGGCTTCACGGTGGAGACCGCTGTCAACGGCCTCGATGCACTGGAGCGGCTGAGACGGGAGCCCCCCCCGGGGGTGATGATCCTGGATCTGATGATGCCGGTGATGACGGGGTGGGAGCTGATGGAGCGCCTGGAAGAGGAACCTCAGATCCAGCGCATTCCGGTCATCGTCGTCTCGGGCGCGGGCGCCACGCGTCCGGTGCCCTCCGGCATCCTCGCCTCCATCCCCAAGCCGCTGGACTTGCAGGTGCTGATGGAGACCCTTGGGCAGGTGTGGCCGCGCGTCCGGCGGACCGCGTCCGGAGGTCGCTGA
- a CDS encoding serine/threonine-protein kinase produces the protein MSSPPTEPHPPQVLLRSGHTSYEFVQWLGPARHGELILVRRRYGAAFGGYAVIKRPSPAGSEEARRRLVEEARVTSQLSHPNILTVHPLKGTDDAPLLLLEHVPKHRLEAVLAASERAQQPLSEAFACHVVAEVAEALHHAHALTDEHGRALGIVHRDVTPHNILISEHGAVKLLEFGVAWSRLAGRLGSEGSEWQGSLAYAAPELAQGLALEARADQFSLGIVLLQLLTGRHLFEGAEAFDARQRQALPPDATQRQCAQELLGRIRNYSGADREAATRAVPEALRATVHRALAPDPGDRFLSCAHLASALREHLRVTGQHFGRQEALAELVTLHYVALRVESGEDPDDALQDRLLPEQTQQGSRPPASQRAARPRSLPRRR, from the coding sequence ATGTCCTCCCCGCCCACCGAGCCCCACCCTCCCCAGGTGTTGCTGCGGTCCGGGCACACCTCCTATGAGTTCGTCCAGTGGCTGGGGCCGGCTCGCCACGGCGAGCTGATCCTCGTGCGCCGCCGGTATGGCGCGGCCTTTGGCGGCTACGCCGTCATCAAGCGCCCTTCGCCGGCTGGCAGCGAGGAGGCGCGGCGCCGACTGGTGGAGGAAGCCCGCGTCACCTCGCAGCTGAGCCACCCCAACATCCTGACCGTGCACCCGCTCAAGGGGACGGACGATGCGCCCCTGCTGCTGCTGGAGCACGTGCCGAAACACCGGCTGGAGGCGGTGCTGGCCGCCTCGGAGCGGGCCCAGCAGCCCCTCTCGGAGGCTTTTGCCTGCCACGTGGTGGCGGAGGTGGCCGAGGCCCTGCACCACGCGCACGCGCTCACGGACGAGCACGGGCGCGCGCTGGGCATCGTCCACCGCGACGTGACGCCCCACAACATCCTCATCAGCGAGCACGGGGCGGTGAAGCTGCTGGAGTTCGGCGTGGCCTGGTCCCGGCTGGCCGGGCGCCTGGGCAGCGAGGGCTCCGAGTGGCAGGGCAGCCTGGCCTATGCCGCCCCCGAGCTCGCGCAAGGCCTCGCCCTGGAGGCGCGCGCGGATCAGTTCTCCCTGGGCATCGTCCTGCTCCAGTTGCTCACCGGCAGGCACCTCTTCGAGGGGGCCGAGGCCTTCGACGCGCGGCAGCGGCAAGCCCTGCCCCCCGATGCCACCCAGCGCCAGTGCGCCCAGGAGCTGCTCGGGCGCATCCGCAACTACTCGGGGGCGGACCGGGAGGCGGCCACGCGCGCGGTGCCCGAGGCCCTGCGCGCCACCGTGCACCGGGCACTCGCGCCTGATCCCGGAGACCGCTTCCTCTCCTGCGCCCACCTGGCCAGCGCGCTGCGCGAGCACCTGCGCGTCACCGGGCAGCACTTCGGCCGCCAGGAGGCCCTGGCGGAGCTGGTGACGCTCCACTACGTGGCCCTGCGCGTGGAATCCGGGGAGGATCCGGACGACGCGCTCCAGGACCGCCTCCTTCCCGAGCAAACGCAGCAGGGGTCGCGCCCACCGGCCAGCCAGCGGGCGGCCCGGCCCCGGAGCCTGCCGCGCCGGCGCTGA
- a CDS encoding helix-turn-helix transcriptional regulator translates to MEKRLATTVGEASRQARMRAGLTQADVAERIGVATEVYGRMERGKMLPSISTLLRLCVVLRSGPDELMGLAPIHGSPERSPWASEVPAGLDDTPEMRRVLRTLRRLKRSQLKLMYLVATAILTRH, encoded by the coding sequence ATGGAGAAGCGCCTGGCGACGACGGTGGGGGAGGCCTCCCGGCAGGCGCGCATGCGCGCGGGGTTGACGCAGGCGGACGTGGCCGAGCGCATCGGCGTGGCCACCGAGGTGTATGGGCGGATGGAGCGGGGGAAGATGTTGCCCAGCATCTCGACGCTGCTGCGCCTGTGCGTGGTGCTGCGCAGCGGGCCCGATGAGCTGATGGGGCTGGCGCCCATTCACGGCTCGCCGGAGCGCTCTCCCTGGGCCAGCGAGGTGCCCGCCGGGCTCGATGACACGCCGGAGATGCGCCGGGTGCTGCGCACCTTGCGGCGGCTGAAGCGCTCTCAGCTCAAGTTGATGTACCTGGTGGCCACCGCCATCCTCACGCGCCACTGA
- a CDS encoding TonB-dependent receptor domain-containing protein: MWVQPRDSRAQQGRWSLLTGGSWRRLCGVWLVLQAWGAFAQEGPPDAGPPVPTEVGLHRTDAGFALEAAPPGDAGTEPVFLPPSLREDSPAQYPPQLAAEQVTGSVRLELLVDEAGEVESATLVEGVHPLLNEAALHAAPGLRFVPATLNGQPVPVRLGFEYRFEAPRLEAVPAGDGGTEPVLAPVTLKGLVRAKGNRRPLPGAVLVSEAAPDAPVETDAAGRFEARWPPGSQWVRVTSPGHKPLSFKENVRPGETLEVVYGLEPLVLNPYETVVRGDRERTEVSRVTLHDAELREVPGTLGDPFRVVMLLPGVGSMLSGVAYPVVRGSQPSSTGYFLDGVRVPILFHLFLGPAVLHPDFIDTIDFYPGTPPPQYGRLMGGAINGRLSRPRDDRVHGSVYADLINAGFFIEYPFQSTGTNVSLAGRYSYTPWVVAIAANSLQEPPPPGRKNDKLVLDFWDYQARVEQKVGRGQTRLFAFGSSDTFGEKAQDALGSTALQTILFHRVDLRHQHPLGPGQLEAGVTWGLDRLGVVSRDPDERTEFHVDNLTFSARARYDMKVSERLSLRTGADLDHTRATVQAFYPETDDDGVTRDRVINAPVSLGLFTGAYGELLWQPAERWTVVPGLRLDNYHLSPRVNRFAVEPRLSVRHALREDLTLKAGAGLFHQAPTTLISLPVVDVAGLEYGLQQGLQFSLGAEWRGWEAFEVGLDAYINPMLRTVELTPFSGDSFDEDDIGDPVDDDNDVGRPELPDLTRHGLAYGLEVLIRRPLGGAWFGWLSYTLQRSTRFTRFTRHDAQGTELGKVEKNLPFVFDQTHILNLVVSRKFGSNWTLGGVVHFNTGRPEAGQLGSQTQREGVVDGRPGWVEVDRDQVDRLPSFFRFDVRLSRSWAYETFTLEAYLDMLNVTIHKEVVGFDYLGGFGRPLVKEAIGVPVVLPILGVKGRY; the protein is encoded by the coding sequence ATGTGGGTGCAGCCCAGGGACAGCAGGGCCCAGCAGGGGCGGTGGAGCTTGCTCACGGGAGGCTCCTGGCGCCGCCTGTGCGGGGTGTGGCTCGTGCTGCAAGCCTGGGGGGCCTTTGCCCAGGAGGGCCCGCCGGACGCGGGCCCGCCCGTGCCCACGGAAGTGGGGCTCCACCGCACGGATGCGGGCTTCGCTCTGGAGGCCGCGCCCCCCGGCGATGCGGGCACGGAGCCTGTCTTTCTGCCCCCCTCCCTTCGGGAGGACTCGCCGGCCCAGTACCCGCCGCAGCTCGCCGCGGAGCAGGTGACGGGCTCGGTCCGGCTGGAGCTGTTGGTGGACGAGGCGGGCGAGGTGGAGTCCGCCACGCTGGTGGAGGGCGTGCACCCGCTGCTGAACGAGGCCGCGCTGCACGCCGCCCCGGGGTTGCGCTTTGTCCCGGCCACGCTCAATGGGCAGCCCGTTCCCGTGCGCCTGGGCTTCGAGTATCGCTTCGAGGCCCCGCGCCTGGAGGCGGTGCCGGCGGGGGATGGGGGCACGGAGCCGGTGCTCGCCCCCGTCACCCTCAAGGGGTTGGTCCGCGCCAAGGGCAACCGCCGGCCGCTGCCCGGCGCGGTGCTGGTGTCCGAGGCCGCGCCGGACGCGCCCGTGGAGACGGATGCGGCGGGGCGCTTCGAGGCGCGCTGGCCTCCGGGCTCGCAGTGGGTGCGGGTGACGAGCCCAGGGCACAAGCCCCTCAGCTTCAAGGAGAACGTGCGCCCGGGCGAGACGCTGGAGGTGGTGTATGGGCTGGAGCCGCTGGTGCTCAACCCATACGAGACGGTGGTGCGCGGAGACCGGGAGCGCACCGAGGTGTCGCGTGTCACGCTGCACGACGCGGAGCTGCGCGAGGTGCCGGGCACCCTGGGAGACCCTTTCCGCGTGGTGATGTTGCTGCCGGGCGTGGGCAGCATGCTGTCCGGGGTGGCGTACCCGGTGGTGCGCGGCAGCCAGCCGTCCTCCACGGGCTATTTCCTGGATGGGGTCCGCGTTCCCATCCTCTTTCACCTCTTCCTCGGCCCCGCCGTCCTCCACCCGGACTTCATCGACACCATCGACTTCTATCCGGGCACGCCCCCGCCCCAGTATGGGCGGCTCATGGGCGGGGCCATCAATGGCCGGCTGAGCCGCCCCCGGGATGACCGCGTCCATGGCAGCGTCTACGCGGATCTCATCAACGCGGGCTTCTTCATCGAGTACCCCTTCCAGTCCACGGGCACCAACGTCTCGCTGGCCGGGCGCTACTCGTACACCCCGTGGGTCGTCGCCATCGCGGCCAATTCCCTTCAGGAGCCGCCGCCCCCCGGACGGAAGAACGACAAGCTGGTGCTGGACTTCTGGGACTACCAGGCGCGCGTGGAGCAGAAGGTGGGACGCGGGCAGACGCGCCTGTTCGCGTTCGGCTCCTCGGACACCTTCGGCGAGAAGGCCCAGGATGCCCTGGGCTCCACGGCGCTCCAAACCATCCTCTTCCACCGGGTGGACCTGCGGCACCAGCACCCCCTGGGCCCAGGTCAGCTGGAGGCGGGGGTGACGTGGGGTTTAGACCGGCTGGGGGTGGTGAGCCGGGATCCCGACGAGCGCACGGAGTTCCACGTCGACAACCTGACGTTCTCGGCGCGGGCCCGCTACGACATGAAGGTGTCCGAGCGGCTGTCGCTGCGCACCGGCGCGGACCTGGACCACACCCGCGCGACCGTGCAGGCCTTCTACCCCGAGACGGACGATGACGGCGTTACCCGGGACCGGGTCATCAACGCGCCCGTGTCGCTGGGCCTCTTCACGGGGGCCTATGGCGAGCTGCTGTGGCAGCCGGCGGAGCGGTGGACGGTGGTTCCCGGCCTGCGGTTGGACAACTACCACCTGTCGCCCCGCGTCAACCGCTTCGCCGTGGAGCCCCGGCTCAGCGTCCGGCACGCGCTGCGGGAGGACCTGACGCTCAAGGCCGGCGCGGGGCTGTTCCACCAGGCGCCCACCACGCTCATCAGCCTGCCCGTGGTGGACGTCGCTGGGCTGGAGTACGGCTTGCAGCAGGGGCTCCAGTTCTCCCTGGGCGCGGAGTGGCGCGGGTGGGAGGCGTTCGAGGTGGGCCTGGACGCCTACATCAACCCGATGCTGCGCACGGTGGAGCTGACGCCCTTCTCAGGGGACTCGTTCGATGAGGACGACATCGGGGACCCCGTAGATGACGATAACGATGTCGGCCGGCCCGAACTGCCGGACCTCACCCGCCACGGCCTGGCGTATGGGCTGGAGGTGCTCATCCGGCGTCCCCTGGGCGGCGCGTGGTTCGGGTGGCTCTCGTATACCTTGCAGCGCAGCACGCGCTTCACGCGCTTCACGCGCCACGATGCCCAGGGCACCGAGCTGGGAAAGGTGGAGAAGAACCTGCCTTTCGTCTTCGATCAGACCCACATCCTCAACCTGGTGGTCAGCCGCAAGTTCGGCAGCAACTGGACGCTGGGAGGCGTGGTGCACTTCAACACCGGGCGGCCCGAGGCGGGCCAGCTGGGCAGCCAGACCCAGCGCGAAGGCGTCGTCGACGGGCGGCCAGGCTGGGTGGAGGTGGATCGCGACCAGGTGGACCGGCTCCCGTCCTTCTTCCGGTTCGACGTGCGGCTGTCCAGGTCCTGGGCCTACGAGACGTTCACCCTCGAGGCGTACCTGGACATGCTCAACGTGACCATCCACAAGGAGGTGGTGGGGTTCGACTACCTGGGGGGGTTCGGCCGGCCGTTGGTCAAGGAGGCGATTGGCGTCCCCGTGGTGCTGCCCATCCTGGGGGTCAAAGGGCGTTACTGA
- a CDS encoding sensor histidine kinase, translating into MHKSSVSGKFRAGRQLVESETPCLVFEATRARDGALKSLRCVGWNPSAEACALVHGTPCDMERWVKRVEGLLDGAACARALDTGEPYLAELHCELGGTESWWQATAVPRGEGFSLWLKNVTDARCKDSKVREALERALAREERMAEEAAFRERFIGVLGHDLRNPLSAVMVSVRALCRYGSLSSTQQELGQRIEASAGRMSKMISDILDLTRARQSGGIPLFLMPMQLSTMCQQVVGELSAASPDRCILYDAQGDSEGVWDAERLAQVLSNLVSNALEHGGEEVPVIVRSYSQGDMQALEVHNPGPPIPADRLATLFEPFQQGSPLAEGKRKRRGLGLGLYIVKELVQAHGGQVSVHSAGEGTTFTVLLPRDARQVMAGNHEQQEQTLWSRR; encoded by the coding sequence ATGCACAAGTCTTCTGTCTCCGGGAAGTTCCGGGCGGGGAGGCAGCTCGTTGAAAGCGAGACGCCATGCCTTGTCTTCGAGGCCACACGGGCCCGGGATGGGGCGCTGAAGTCCTTGCGGTGTGTGGGCTGGAATCCGAGCGCGGAGGCCTGTGCGCTCGTCCATGGGACCCCCTGTGACATGGAGCGGTGGGTGAAGCGGGTGGAGGGGCTCCTGGACGGGGCGGCCTGTGCCCGCGCGCTGGACACCGGCGAGCCCTACCTGGCGGAGCTGCACTGCGAGCTGGGCGGCACGGAGTCCTGGTGGCAGGCCACGGCGGTGCCTCGCGGGGAGGGTTTCTCGCTGTGGCTGAAGAATGTGACGGACGCGCGGTGCAAGGACTCCAAGGTGCGCGAGGCGCTGGAGCGGGCCCTGGCGCGCGAGGAGCGCATGGCGGAGGAGGCCGCGTTCCGCGAGCGCTTCATCGGTGTTCTGGGGCACGACCTGCGCAACCCGCTGAGCGCCGTCATGGTGTCGGTGCGGGCCCTGTGCCGTTACGGCTCGCTGTCGTCCACCCAGCAGGAGCTGGGCCAGCGCATCGAGGCGAGCGCCGGCCGCATGTCGAAGATGATCTCCGACATCCTGGACCTCACGCGGGCGCGGCAGTCTGGTGGCATTCCCCTGTTCTTGATGCCCATGCAGCTGAGCACCATGTGTCAGCAGGTGGTGGGGGAACTGTCCGCCGCGTCCCCGGACCGGTGCATCCTCTATGACGCGCAGGGGGACAGCGAAGGGGTGTGGGATGCCGAGCGGCTGGCGCAGGTGCTGAGCAACCTGGTGTCCAACGCGCTGGAGCATGGGGGCGAGGAGGTCCCGGTCATCGTCCGCAGCTATTCGCAGGGGGACATGCAGGCCCTGGAGGTACACAACCCGGGCCCCCCCATTCCGGCGGACAGGCTGGCCACGCTGTTCGAGCCCTTCCAGCAGGGGAGCCCCCTCGCGGAGGGCAAGCGCAAGCGCCGGGGGTTGGGGCTGGGGCTCTACATCGTGAAGGAGCTCGTCCAGGCGCACGGTGGCCAGGTGAGCGTCCACTCCGCCGGGGAGGGCACCACCTTCACCGTGCTGCTGCCCCGGGATGCCCGGCAGGTCATGGCCGGGAACCACGAACAGCAGGAGCAGACGCTCTGGTCTCGACGGTGA